The following proteins are co-located in the Fluviicola sp. genome:
- the aroC gene encoding chorismate synthase, translating to MAGSSFGNIIRLSTFGESHGVAVGGILEGIPAGFLIDLEAIQKELDRRRPGQSAIVTQRKESDKVRFLSGIFEGKTLGTPIGFLVENEDQRSADYNELEKAFRPSHADFTYQQKYGIRDYRGGGRSSARETVSRVVAGAIAKQVLAHEGIRIDAFVDKIGPLEWTGTWNPELKDISESTVVRVPSLELAEQMEALIREVRKEGDTIGGRIRCVIEGVPAGLGEPVFDKLHAELGKAMLSINAVKGFEIGSGFGSVTMKGSEHNDLFTTDGKTKTNHSGGIQGGISNGMPIDFRVAFKPVATIMQTQETINESFEPVSLSGKGRHDPCVVPRAVPIVETMAALVILDYLFIQKAYH from the coding sequence ATGGCAGGTTCAAGTTTTGGAAACATTATTCGCTTAAGCACCTTCGGGGAATCTCACGGCGTAGCTGTCGGAGGTATTCTGGAAGGAATTCCTGCCGGATTTTTAATTGATTTGGAGGCCATTCAAAAAGAACTCGACCGTAGAAGGCCAGGACAATCGGCAATTGTTACGCAACGAAAAGAGTCTGATAAAGTGCGTTTTCTCTCCGGGATTTTCGAAGGAAAAACCCTGGGAACTCCCATTGGTTTCCTGGTTGAAAACGAAGATCAGAGATCGGCTGATTACAACGAATTGGAGAAAGCATTCAGGCCTTCACATGCAGATTTTACGTACCAGCAGAAATACGGCATTCGCGATTACCGCGGTGGTGGACGTTCCTCAGCGCGGGAAACCGTTTCAAGGGTAGTTGCAGGTGCAATTGCCAAACAGGTATTGGCACACGAAGGAATTCGGATCGATGCTTTTGTGGATAAAATTGGTCCGTTGGAGTGGACCGGAACCTGGAATCCGGAATTGAAAGATATCAGTGAATCAACCGTTGTGCGCGTTCCTTCGTTAGAGTTGGCAGAACAAATGGAAGCATTGATTCGCGAGGTACGGAAAGAAGGTGATACCATCGGAGGACGTATCCGCTGTGTCATAGAAGGAGTTCCTGCCGGACTTGGAGAGCCCGTTTTTGATAAATTGCATGCAGAATTGGGAAAAGCAATGCTTTCCATCAATGCCGTAAAAGGTTTTGAGATTGGTTCCGGCTTCGGTTCGGTAACCATGAAGGGTTCTGAGCACAATGATCTATTTACGACCGACGGAAAAACAAAAACCAATCATTCCGGCGGTATTCAGGGAGGAATTTCCAACGGCATGCCGATCGACTTCCGGGTTGCATTTAAACCGGTAGCAACGATTATGCAAACGCAGGAAACGATCAACGAATCCTTTGAACCTGTTTCCCTGAGTGGAAAAGGCCGTCACGATCCATGTGTGGTCCCAAGAGCAGTTCCCATCGTGGAAACCATGGCTGCACTCGTTATCCTTGATTACCTGTTTATCCAAAAAGCCTATCACTAA